A stretch of Castanea sativa cultivar Marrone di Chiusa Pesio chromosome 2, ASM4071231v1 DNA encodes these proteins:
- the LOC142624740 gene encoding small ribosomal subunit protein bS1c: MASLAQQFTGLRCSPLSSSRFSKSKPFYSKRTHKPTLFPIVSAVAISNAQTKERAELKKLFEDAYERCRTTPLEGVPFTLDDFNAALEKYDFNAEIGTKVKGTVFKTDNNGALVDITAKSSAYLPVQEACIHKIKHVEDAGIVPGLKDEFVIIGENEVDDSLILSLRSIQYELAWERCRQLQTEDVVVKGKVVSANKGGVVAVVEGLRGFVPFSQISSKSTAEDLIERELPLKFVEVDEEQSRLVLSNRKAMADSQAQLGIGSVVIGTVQSLKPYGAFIDIGGINGLLHVSQISHDRVSDIATVLQPGDTLKVMILSHDRERGRVSLSTKKLEPTPGDMIRNPKLVFEKAEEMAQTFRQRIAQAEAMARADMLRFQPESGLTLSSDGILGPLTSDLPAEGLDLTDVPPAEESGLTVA, translated from the exons ATGGCGTCTTTGGCTCAGCAGTTCACAGGCCTAAGATGTTCACCACTCTCTTCTTCTCGCTTCTCAAAGTCAAAGCCTTTCTATTCAAAGCGAACCCACAAGCCCACTTTATTTCCCATTGTCTCAGCAGTGGCAATCTCAAACGCACAGACCAAAGAAAGGGCTGAGCTTAAGAAACTCTTCGAGGATGCCTATGAACGGTGTCGTACTACGCCTCTTGAAGGTGTGCCCTTCACTCTCGACGACTTCAACGCTGCCCTCGAAAAGTACGACTTCAATGCTGAGATTGGAACTAAG GTCAAAGGAACTGTGTTCAAAACAGATAACAATGGTGCACTAGTTGACATTACTGCAAAGTCATCAGCATATTTGCCTGTCCAAGAGGCGTGTATTCACAAAATAAAACATGTAGAAGATGCAGGCATAGTTCCTGGTTTGAAAGATGAGTTTGTAATTATTGGTGAAAATGAAGTTGATGATAGCTTGATCCTGAGCTTACGTTCAATCCAGTATGAACTTGCGTGGGAAAGGTGTAGACAGCTTCAAACTGAGGATGTTGTCGTCAAGGGTAAG GTTGTTAGTGCAAACAAAGGTGGAGTGGTGGCTGTGGTGGAAGGCCTTAGAGGGTTTGTTCCTTTTTCACAGATATCATCG AAATCAACTGCCGAAGACCTTATTGAAAGGGAGCTTCCACTAAAGTTTGTGGAGGTTGATGAGGAGCAGTCAAGGCTAGTACTCAGTAACCGCAAAGCCATGGCTGATAGCCAGGCACAACTGGGAATTGGATCTGTGGTCATTGGAACTGTGCAGAGTCTAAAACCATATGGTGCCTTCATTGACATTGGTGGAATCAATGGCCTTCTTCATGTCAGTCAGATTAGTCATGATCGTGTCTCAGATATTGCAACGGTTCTTCAACCTGGTGATACTCTCAAG GTCATGATACTTAGCCATGATCGTGAGAGAGGCCGAGTAAGTCTTTCCACCAAGAAGTTAGAACCTACTCCTGGAGACATGATTCGCAATCCAAAGCTTGTTTTTGAGAAG GCGGAGGAAATGGCTCAGACATTTAGACAGAGAATAGCTCAAGCTGAAGCCATGGCTCGTGCAGACATGCTTAGATTCCAGCCTGAG AGTGGACTGACTCTCAGTTCTGATGGAATCTTGGGTCCGCTTACTTCTGACTTACCAGCGGAGGGTCTAGATTTGACTGATGTTCCTCCAGCTGAAGAATCAGGATTGACAGTTGCATAA
- the LOC142624466 gene encoding uncharacterized protein LOC142624466, with the protein MVKVRMNTADVAAEVKCLRRLIGMRCSNVYDLSPKTYVFKLMNSSGITESGESEKVLLLMESGARLHTTAYVRDKSNTPSGFTLKLRKHIRTRRLEDVRQLGYDRIILFQFGLGSNAHYVILELYAQGNILLTDSDFMVLTLLRSHRDDDKGFAIMSRHIYPTEICRVFERTTAAKLQMTLTSFKEPDKNEPIDNNDSGTNVSATAKEKHFSRKGGKSSESSKNTSDGTRNKQATLKNVLGEGLGYGPALAEHIILDAGLIPNTKVSQDNKWDDETVRVLLQAVMKFENWLQDIISGERIPEGYILMKKQNLGKDSVSSEPGSTGQIYDEFCSILLNQLKTRDYVKFETFDAALDEFYSKIESQRVEQQQKAKESSAEQKLNKIRLDQENRVHTLRSEVDHCVKMAELIEYNLEDVDAAILAVRVALAKGMSWEDLARMVKEEKKSGNPVAGLIDKLHLERNCITLLLSNNLDEMDDDEKTLPADKVEVDLALSAHANARRWYEMKKKQESKQEKTITAHEKAFKAAERKTRQQLSQEKNVATISHMRKVHWFEKFNWFISSENYLVISGCDAQQNEMIVKRYMSKGDLYVHAELHGASSTVIKNHRPEQPVPPLTLNQAGCFTVCHSKAWDSKIVTSAWWVYPHQVSKTAPTGEYLTVGSFMIRGKKNFLPPHPLIMGFGLLFRLDESSLGSHLNERRVRGEEEGINDVEESQPHKEISDTESENEATDEKLKVELESVPDSSTELYKSVIEGSAVEPASGLTTTNTKAIDSLEFPVEEKTNLDGIDKNNASSIAGNGVASVTPHLEDLIDRALGLGSASVSGKSYGIEASHVDPLEEHDHEERKAVVRDKPYVSKADRRKLKKGQKSNGVDANIEQETEKPKEIDVSVGNQEKKVQTTNPGGGKISRGQRSKLKKMKEKYADQDEEERNIRMALLASAGKINKADGETQSINAATAKEKKPGSATEDASKICYKCKKAGHLSRDCPENPDESSNDHANGRVEADPHVGLGDTAPEMDKVAMEEDDIHEIGEEDKGKLNDVDYLTGNPLPGDILLYAVPVCGPYNAVQSYKYRVKIIPGSAKKGKAAKTAMSLFSHMPEASSREKELMKACTDPELVAAIIGNVKITAAGLTQLKQKQKKGKKSSSKQES; encoded by the exons atgGTGAAGGTTCGCATGAACACGGCGGATGTGGCGGCGGAGGTGAAGTGCTTGCGAAGGCTAATCGGCATGCGATGTTCCAATGTCTATGATCTCTCCCccaag ACGTATGTATTCAAGCTGATGAATAGTAGTGGAATCACGGAGTCCGGGGAGAGTGAGAAGGTTTTGTTGTTGATGGAAAGTGGTGCCAGATTGCATACTACTGCATATGTTCG GGACAAAAGTAATACACCTTCCGGATTTACTCTCAAATTGAGGAAGCATATCCGCACCAGAAGGCTTGAGGATGTACGGCAGCTTGGATATGATCGG ATTATTCTCTTTCAATTTGGGCTGGGTTCTAATGCACACTATGTTATATTGGAGCTATATGCCCAAGGAAATATTCTCCTTACAGATTCTGATTTTATGGTCCTGACTCTTCTCCGGTCACACAG GGATGATGATAAAGGGTTTGCAATCATGTCACGCCATATCTATCCAACTGAAATTTGTCGAGTTTTTGAGAGAACTACTGCTGCAAAGTTGCAAATGACCCTTACTTCTTTTAAGGAGCCTGATAAAAATGAACCCATTGACAATAATGATTCTGGGACTAATGTGTCTGCTACAGCAAAAGAAAAGCATTTTAGCCGTAAGGGTGGGAAGTCATCTGAGTCAAGTAAAAATACCAGTGATGGTACTCGGAACAAACAGGCCACATTGAAAAACGTTCTTGGGGAGGGACTGGGCTATGGACCTGCACTTGCTGAGCATATTATACTAGATGCTGGTCTTATTCCTAATACAAAAGTTTCGCAAGATAACAAGTGGGATGATGAGACAGTTCGGGTTTTGCTCCAAGCTGTTATGAAGTTTGAGAACTGGCTGCAGGATATTATTTCAGGAGAGAGAATTCCTGAAGGATACATTTTGatgaagaaacaaaatttgGGAAAGGACTCTGTCTCATCTGAACCAGGGAGTACTGGCCAG ATCTATGATGAATTCTGCTCCATTTTACTGAACCAGTTGAAGACAAGGGATTACGTGAAGTTTGAAACATTTGATGCAGCTTTAGATGAGTTTTACAGTAAAATTGAAAGTCAAAGGGTAGAACAACAGCAAAAAGCAAAGGAAAGCTCTGCTGAGCagaaactaaataaaatacGCTTGGATCAG GAAAATCGTGTGCATACTTTAAGGAGTGAAGTTGATCATTGTGTTAAAATGGCGGAGTTAATAGAATACAACCTGGAAGATGTGGATGCTGCCATACTAGCTGTGCGTGTAGCTCTTGCAAAGGGCATGAGTTGGGAGGACCTTGCTCGTATGGTGAAGGAGGAGAAGAAATCTGGAAACCCTGTGGCAGGCCTCATTGACAAGCTCCATCTTGAAAGGAATTGCATTACATTGCTGTTGAGCAACAATCTTGATGAAATGGATGATGATGAGAAGACACTCCCAGCGGATAAG GTTGAAGTTGATTTGGCTCTTTCAGCGCATGCCAATGCCCGACGGTGGtatgaaatgaagaaaaaacagGAGAGCAAACAGGAAAAGACGATTACAGCACATGAAAAGGCTTTTAAAGCTGCTGAGAGAAAGACTCGTCAACAGCTTTCACAG GAAAAAAACGTTGCCACAATTTCACATATGCGCAAAGTTCACTGGTTTGAGAAATTCAATTGGTTTATCAGCAGTGAGAACTATTTGGTTATCAGTGGGTGTGATGCTCAGCAGAATGAGATGATAGTCAAGCGTTATATGTCAAAAGGAGATCT GTATGTCCATGCGGAACTGCATGGAGCTTCTAGTACCGTGATAAAAAATCACAGGCCAGAACAACCTGTACCTCCTCTGACTTTAAACCAAGCTGGATGTTTCACA GTTTGCCATAGTAAGGCATGGGATTCAAAGATTGTCACTAGTGCTTGGTGGGTTTATCCTCACCAGGTCAGTAAAACAGCTCCTACTGGGGAATATCTTACAGTTGGGAGTTTTATGATCCGAGGGAAGAAAAACTTTCTTCCTCCCCATCCTCTTATTATGGGCTTTGGTTTATTATTTCGCTTGGATGAGAGCTCCTTGGGATCACATTTAAATGAAAGGAGGGTAAGAGGTGAAGAGGAAGGGATAAATGATGTTGAAGAAAGTCAGCCTCACAAAGAAATATCTGATACTGAGTCGGAGAATGAAGCCACAGATGAAAAACTTAAAGTAGAATTGGAAAGTGTTCCTGATTCATCTACAGAACTGTATAAATCAGTAATAGAAGGATCCGCAGTTGAACCTGCTAGTGGATTGACTACCACCAATACTAAAGCCATTGATTCACTTGAATTTCCTGTTGAGGAGAAGACTAACTTGGATGGCATTGATAAGAATAATGCATCCAGTATTGCTGGAAATGGTGTTGCTTCAGTAACCCCGCATCTTGAGGATCTTATCGATCGAGCTCTTGGATTAGGATCTGCTAGTGTATCTGGTAAAAGTTATGGAATTGAAGCATCTCATGTTGATCCATTGGAGGAACATGATCATGAAGAGAGGAAAGCGGTGGTCAGAGATAAACCTTATGTCTCAAAGGCTGATAGAAGAAAACTCAAGAAAGGCCAGAAAAGTAATGGTGTAGATGCAAATATTGAGCAGGAAActgaaaaaccaaaagaaattgATGTTTCTGTTGGTAATCAAGAGAAAAAGGTTCAAACTACAAATCCAGGAGGTGGAAAAATTAGCCGTGGGCAGAGGAGTAAACTAAAGAAGATGAAGGAGAAGTATGCTGatcaagatgaagaagaaaggaacaTTCGTATGGCTTTACTGGCT TCTGCTGGAAAAATAAACAAGGCAGATGGAGAGACACAAAGCATAAATGCAGCTACAGCCAAAGAGAAGAAGCCTGGCAGTG CCACTGAAGATGCttcaaaaatttgttacaaGTGTAAGAAGGCAGGTCACCTGTCTCGGGACTGTCCAGAGAATCCAGATGAATCTTCAAATGATCATGCAAATGGTAGAGTTGAAGCTGATCCCCATGTGGGTTTGGGTGATACTGCTCCAGAGATGGACAAGGTGGCCATGGAAGAGGATGATATTCATGAGATTGGTGAAGAAGACAAAGGGAAATTAAATGATGTTGATTACTTGACCGGGAATCCACTGCCTGGTGACATTCTCTTATACGCTGTGCCTGTCTGTGGTCCTTATAATGCAGTTCAATCATATAAATACCGTGTTAAGATTATTCCTGGCTCTGCAAAGAAAGGAAAAG CTGCAAAAACTGCCATGAGTTTGTTTAGCCATATGCCAGAAGCATCAAGTAGAGAAAAGGAATTAATGAAAGCCTGTACAGATCCTGAGCTAGTTGCAGCAATTATTGGCAATGTGAAGATAACAGCTGCTGGACTGACTCAGTTGaaacagaaacaaaagaaaggCAAGAAGAGCAGCAGCAAGCAAGAAAGCTAG